A single window of Nicotiana tomentosiformis chromosome 1, ASM39032v3, whole genome shotgun sequence DNA harbors:
- the LOC104115568 gene encoding putative late blight resistance protein homolog R1A-3 translates to MEADNSLSLVSFTELLEDIVRLLDFIRRLKNEKDQTALDMDQIEKLKLQLKSMWTSIQLSYTNLDGLSAEMSNETQHLEDLLKSIFYGNGYDMLVKYDMDQVVPRLLENIRSCISSQHHPKSSVTLTMEQLVEPWDALLAKLRGIVAYPELCSSFLPQYEVLQNLRDNVRDFLGLKLNGCIEHEIVEYVLPQIQLMVERVRYFNLEFLNTLGPSPVMLAHLLVKIIPVALEFMHICSTDLKASKSAEVGRFIKQLLEASPDIFREYLIHLQEHMVNVITTSTSARNLHVMIEFLLIILTDMPNGIIHHDKLFDLIARVGALTREVATLVLHLEEKSRNEENTNESNITTLDLQENIELLKEDLKHFYLKVPSLSQLCFPMSDRPLFMNLLLINLNDLLNSNSYSVALIKEEIALVKEHLELIRFFFVNVEKELYKDQWIHALNVAYEAEHAINSILVRDHGLLHLIFLLPDIIEKIKIIKEEVFNLSKKIPKNMSLIVANSPNKPVVRNSAIANQVIVGFEEERNWIIRKLISGPAEIDVISIIGMAGLGKTTLASRVYNDESVVSHFDILAWCTVDQEHDGRKLLHKIVNQATGSNEKFNEDIDVADELRRKLYGRRYLIVLDDVWDTATWDELTRSFPEVKKGSRIILTSRKKEVALHGKHHCEPLYLRLLSLDESWELLEKRIFGEESCPDELLGVGKGIARKCQGLPLVADLIARVIATKEKKKTLWLEVLNNLNSFILENELEVMKIIQLSYDHLPDHVKPCLLYLGSYPKDEQIEVSRLQDLWTAEGLVEHTEMKSVEDEMNVYLDALISSSLVMVMKSEYRTTTCKIHDLVHDFCQVKATKEKFFHSIGSSALSCASDLMPRRITVSIHYSLLEQNHAEKKKVSGKYLLSLKADHTDWPPFGLLVDKTAVLVHLRDLKHLRVLDIAQVLVEDSLLNEIGLLVHLRYLHIGMNVKALPSSLSNLWNLETLVVRNSRSTMVLLPVIWNLAKLRHMSIYYCSFFDLDSDEPILLVEDSNSKLEKLRILEQLKISNSKDTEDIFKRFPNLQKLDCEIVESWDSSAECNWFPQLDVLNQLEEINATHRRLDSQFPKAMKDICIRSPNDFCFPSSLKRLTLEEFYLSSDSLSKISRLPNLQKLTLNRTMIEEEEWNVVEEDTFKNLKYLELYLVCLSKWQVGEESFPVLEQLILAECNRLEEIPSSFGDIASLSCIKLFNSPQLEYSAQEIKEYVADMMGEDKLQVLYQSYR, encoded by the exons ATGGAAGCAGACAACTCATTATCATTG GTATCATTTACTGAACTTCTCGAGGACATTGTCAGGCTTCTGGATTTCATAAGGAGGTTAAAGAATGAAAAAGATCAAACTGCTCTTGACATGGATCAAATTGAAAAGCTGAAATTGCAGCTGAAATCAATGTGGACCTCTATCCAGCTTTCTTATACCAATTTGGATGGTTTAAGTGCCGAGATGTCAAATGAAACACAACATCTTGAAGATCTGCTTAAGTCAATTTTCTATGGGAATGGATATGACATGTTGGTTAAATACGACATGGATCAAGTTGTTCCTCGCCTCCTGGAAAATATAAGAAGTTGTATCAGCTCACAGCATCATCCTAAATCAAGTGTCACCTTGACTATGGAGCAGTTGGTTGAACCTTGGGATGCCCTCCTCGCGAAATTACGTGGGATAGTTGCCTATCCGGAGCTATGCTCTTCTTTTTTGCCTCAATATGAAGTTCTTCAGAATCTACGAGACAATGTAAGGGATTTCCTTGGGTTGAAATTAAATGGTTGCATTGAGCATGAGATAGTTGAATATGTCTTACCTCAGATTCAGCTTATGGTTGAGAGAGTACGATACTTCAATTTGGAGTTTCTTAATACACTTGGTCCCTCTCCAGTCATGCTAGCTCATCTGCTTGTGAAGATTATTCCTGTTGCATTGGAGTTTATGCACATATGTTCTACAGATTTGAAAGCTTCAAAATCAGCAGAAGTTGGACGCTTCATTAAGCAGCTCCTAGAAGCCTCTCCGGATATTTTTCGAGAATATTTGATTCATCTACAAGAGCACATGGTAAATGTTATTACCACTAGCACTTCAGCTCGAAACCTTCATGTCATGATAGAGTTCCTCTTGATTATTCTTACTGATATGCCTAATGGCATTATTCATCATGATAAATTGTTTGATCTCATCGCACGTGTGGGAGCACTTACTAGGGAGGTAGCAACTCTTGTTCTCCACTTAGAAGAGAAATCAAGAAATGAAGAGAACACCAATGAAAGTAACATTACAACTCTGGATTTGCAAGAAAATATTGAACTCCTAAAGGAAGATCTCAAACATTTTTACTTGAAAGTTCCAAGCTTAtctcaactctgcttccccatgAGTGACAGACCACTCTTCATGAATCTTCTACTCATAAACCTAAATGATTTACTCAATTCTAATTCTTATTCAGTTGCTTTGATAAAGGAAGAAATTGCACTGGTGAAAGAACACCTAGAATTGATAAGATTTTTCTTCGTGAATGTTGAGAaagaattgtataaagatcaGTGGATACATGCTTTAAATGTAGCATATGAGGCGGAACATGCTATTAATTCAATTCTTGTAAGAGATCATGGTCTCTTGCATCTTATCTTCTTACTTCCTGATATTATAGAAAAGATCAAGATTATCAAAGAAGAGGTATTTAATTTATCGAAGAAGATTCCCAAGAACATGAGCCTCATTGTTGCAAACTCTCCCAACAAGCCAGTTGTAAGAAACTCAGCAATAGCCAATCAAGTAATTGTAGGTTTTGAGGAGGAGAGAAACTGGATAATTAGGAAGCTTATCAGCGGACCAGCTGAGATAGATGTCATTTCAATCATTGGAATGGCGGGGCTGGGAAAAACTACTTTGGCTTCTAGAGTATATAATGATGAGTCTGTTGTTAGTCATTTCGACATTCTTGCATGGTGCACCGTCGATCAAGAACATGATGGGAGGAAGTTATTACATAAAATTGTTAATCAAGCTACTGGTTCGAATGAGAAGTTCAATGAGGATATTGATGTTGCTGATGAGCTGCGAAGAAAACTTTATGGGAGGAGGTACCTTATTGTTTTGGATGACGTATGGGATACTGCAACATGGGATGAGTTAACAAGATCTTTTCCTGAAGTTAAAAAAGGAAGTAGAATTATTTTAACCAGTCGAAAAAAGGAAGTGGCTTTGCACGGAAAACACCATTGTGAGCCTCTTTATCTTCGATTGCTCAGTCTAGATGAAAGTTGGGAGTTATTAGAGAAGAGAATTTTTGGAGAAGAAAGTTGCCCTGATGAACTATTGGGTGTTGGAAAAGGAATAGCCCGGAAATGTCAAGGGCTTCCTTTGGTGGCTGATCTTATCGCTAGAGTTATTGCAacgaaggaaaagaaaaagacttTGTGGCTTGAAGTTCTAAATAATTTGAATTCCTTCATTCTTGAAAATGAACTTGAGGTCATGAAAATTATACAattaagttatgaccatttaccTGACCACGTAAAGCCGTGCTTGCTTTACCTAGGAAGTTATCCAAAGGACGAACAAATTGAAGTCTCTAGGTTACAAGATCTATGGACTGCAGAAGGACTTGTAGAACATACTGAGATGAAGAGTGTGGAAGATGAAATGAATGTTTATTTGGATGCTTTGATTTCGAGTAGCTTGGTAATGGTAATGAAAAGTGAATATAGGACAACAACTTGCAAAATTCATGATCTTGTGCATGACTTTTGTCAGGTAAAAGCCACAAAGGAAAAGTTCTTTCACTCGATAGGTTCAAGTGCTCTATCTTGTGCTTCAGATCTGATGCCACGTCGAATAACCGTCTCTATCCATTATAGTCTCCTTGAACAAAATCATGCAGAAAAGAAAAAGGTTTCGGGGAAATACCTCCTTTCTTTGAAGGCTGATCATACAGATTGGCCACCCTTTGGTTTATTGGTGGATAAAACAGCCGTACTAGTTCATTTAAGAGACTTGAAGCATCTTAGAGTATTAGACATCGCTCAAGTTTTGGTGGAAGATTCTTTGCTGAATGAGATAGGCTTGCTAGTTCATTTAAGGTACTTACACATTGGGATGAATGTTAAAGCTCTCCCGTCATCATTGTCAAACCTCTGGAATCTGGAAACTCTGGTGGTGCGTAACAGTAGATCAACCATGGTACTACTACCTGTAATTTGGAATCTTGCAAAGTTGCGACATATGAGTATCTATTATTGTTCTTTCTTTGATTTAGATTCAGATGAACCAATACTTTTAGTAGAGGACTCAAACTCAAAGTTAGAAAAGCTGAGAATATTAGAGCAGCTCAAGATTTCCAATTCGAAAGACACAGAGGATATTTTTAAAAGGTTTCCTAATCTTCAAAAGCTTGACTGTGAAATTGTAGAATCATGGGATTCTTCAGCAGAGTGCAATTGGTTTCCACAATTGGATGTCCTTAATCAACTTGAAGAAATCAATGCAACGCATCGTCGTTTAGATTCCCAATTTCCAAAAGCCATGAAGGATATTTGCATAAGGTCTCCCAATGATTTTTGCTTCCCTTCAAGTTTGAAACGGTTGACACTGGAAGAGTTTTATCTGTCATCCGATTCACTGTCAAAAATTTCAAGATTACCCAACCTTCAAAAACTGACTCTGAACCGCACAATGATTGAGGAAGAAGAATGGAACGTAGTAGAAGAAGACACGTTCAAGAATCTCAAATACTTGGAGTTGTATTTGGTGTGTCTTTCCAAATGGCAGGTTGGGGAGGAATCCTTTCCCGTTCTCGAGCAATTAATCCTGGCGGAATGTAATAGGCTTGAAGAGATCCCGTCCAGTTTTGGGGATATTGCTTCATTAAGTTGTATCAAACTGTTCAATAGTCCTCAACTTGAATATTCCGCTCAAGAGATTAAGGAATATGTTGCAGATATGATGGGAGAGGACAAGCTTCAGGTCCTTTACCAGAGTTATAGATGA